In a genomic window of Methanogenium sp. S4BF:
- the cbiB gene encoding adenosylcobinamide-phosphate synthase CbiB has translation MVFEPLILWAALAADRAAGDPPNRWHPTAWLGRFVGWWGVAGRFSPARERLYGAVCCLCTILLFALPFYLVSRFFPPLCYLMAGAVLLSLTVGWRSLEEHVTAVERGLAAGGGRDEVQMLVSRSTAALTDEEVRSAAYESMAENLTDAIVGPLFWFTLAGLTGAAAFRAANTMDAMLGYCDHRRYIGWFPARLDDVLCYLPARFAGLCLLLWFLPFGRAAAAWRCMRRDAHLRPGYNGGITMALVAGGTATAFVKPGVYTIGDGEQSLREGGPAIVSAVRGATVIAALICTAALIAAGTLLPLISP, from the coding sequence ATGGTTTTCGAACCGCTGATCCTCTGGGCAGCCCTTGCGGCTGACCGTGCCGCAGGGGACCCGCCGAACCGGTGGCACCCGACCGCCTGGCTGGGCCGGTTTGTCGGATGGTGGGGGGTGGCCGGAAGATTTTCTCCGGCACGTGAACGGCTGTATGGTGCCGTTTGCTGCCTGTGCACCATTCTTCTCTTTGCTTTGCCGTTCTATCTGGTGTCGCGTTTTTTTCCGCCCCTCTGCTATCTCATGGCAGGTGCGGTTCTTCTCTCACTGACTGTGGGCTGGCGTTCCCTTGAGGAGCATGTCACGGCGGTGGAACGGGGGCTTGCTGCCGGTGGCGGCCGGGACGAGGTGCAGATGCTTGTGTCACGCAGCACCGCAGCCCTGACAGACGAAGAGGTACGCTCTGCCGCCTACGAGTCGATGGCAGAGAACCTGACGGATGCGATTGTCGGGCCGCTCTTCTGGTTCACCCTGGCGGGTCTCACGGGGGCGGCCGCCTTTCGCGCTGCAAACACGATGGATGCGATGCTCGGCTACTGCGATCACCGACGGTATATTGGATGGTTTCCGGCCCGGCTTGACGATGTACTCTGTTACCTTCCCGCACGGTTCGCCGGCCTCTGCCTTCTGCTCTGGTTCCTTCCCTTTGGGCGTGCCGCTGCTGCCTGGCGGTGTATGCGCCGCGATGCACACCTCAGGCCAGGCTATAACGGCGGCATCACGATGGCGCTTGTGGCCGGGGGGACCGCGACTGCCTTTGTGAAACCGGGTGTCTACACCATCGGGGACGGAGAACAGAGCCTCCGGGAGGGCGGGCCTGCCATTGTCTCAGCAGTCCGCGGTGCGACGGTCATCGCTGCTCTCATCTGCACCGCTGCGCTCATCGCGGCCGGGACCCTCCTCCCGCTCATTTCTCCCTGA
- a CDS encoding ORC1-type DNA replication protein — MGLFQKYLKDRSIFKNREVLRHSYRPQILPHRKEQMDTIASILAPSIRNETPSNILIYGKTGTGKTASVRYVGAELEKACGSVGVECNVVHLNCEIIDTQYRVFAQIATLLEDDEGRSSDRPRSTIPMTGWPTDQVYVELKNLIEAIGGVHIVVLDEIDKLVKKSGDETLYNLSRINSELKNAKVCIVGISNDLLFTSYLDHRVLSSLSEEEIVFPPYNAPQLVDILQQRADYAFNEGVLDENVIPLCAALAAQEHGDARRALDLLRVSGELTERKNAEIVTEKHVREARNKIEADSLIECVKTLPTQSKAVLYAMLLFPEMNKQVFTSGEVVQVYRDVAQALDLDVLTHRRITDLISELDMLGVIKARLVSRGRYGRTKEMWFGAGTKKILETLQQEGRFSDERLNQIDISRYKTLFR; from the coding sequence ATAGGCCTATTTCAGAAATATCTAAAAGATCGATCGATTTTCAAAAACCGGGAAGTGCTCAGGCATTCATACCGCCCACAGATACTCCCGCACCGGAAAGAGCAGATGGATACCATTGCATCCATCCTTGCGCCATCCATCAGAAATGAGACGCCATCAAATATCCTGATTTATGGAAAGACCGGAACCGGAAAGACGGCATCGGTTCGCTATGTCGGCGCAGAACTGGAGAAGGCCTGCGGCTCGGTAGGGGTAGAGTGCAATGTCGTCCATCTGAACTGTGAAATAATCGATACCCAGTATCGGGTCTTTGCACAGATAGCAACACTTCTCGAAGATGATGAGGGGCGCTCGTCTGACCGGCCGCGCTCAACCATCCCGATGACCGGGTGGCCGACTGACCAGGTATATGTGGAACTTAAAAATCTCATTGAGGCAATTGGAGGTGTCCATATCGTCGTACTTGACGAGATTGATAAACTGGTCAAAAAATCCGGTGACGAAACCCTCTACAACCTCTCGCGTATCAATTCCGAACTGAAAAACGCGAAGGTCTGTATTGTGGGTATCTCCAATGATCTGCTCTTTACGAGCTACCTGGATCACCGGGTACTCTCCTCCCTTTCAGAAGAGGAAATCGTCTTTCCACCTTATAATGCCCCTCAACTTGTCGATATTCTTCAGCAGCGTGCCGATTATGCATTCAATGAAGGAGTTCTCGATGAGAATGTAATCCCTCTCTGTGCAGCCCTCGCCGCGCAGGAACATGGGGACGCCCGGCGTGCACTGGATCTCCTGCGGGTCTCCGGTGAACTCACCGAGCGCAAAAATGCGGAGATCGTCACGGAAAAGCATGTCCGTGAGGCGCGCAACAAGATTGAAGCCGACAGTCTCATCGAATGTGTCAAGACACTGCCCACCCAGTCGAAGGCTGTGCTCTATGCAATGCTGCTCTTTCCGGAAATGAACAAACAGGTCTTCACCTCCGGAGAAGTGGTGCAGGTCTACCGTGATGTCGCCCAGGCGCTGGACCTTGATGTCCTCACTCACCGGCGCATCACTGATCTCATCTCGGAACTTGATATGCTCGGTGTCATTAAGGCACGCCTTGTTTCGCGCGGGCGCTACGGGCGGACGAAAGAGATGTGGTTTGGTGCCGGAACAAAGAAGATTCTTGAGACACTTCAGCAGGAAGGCCGTTTTTCAGACGAACGCCTGAATCAGATTGATATATCTCGCTATAAAACATTATTCCGGTGA
- a CDS encoding methytransferase partner Trm112 produces MKTETIEILCCPVCRGDLELTAFETVETEGRSTDVIRGILRCGACGINYPIAEGIPNLLPQEKKADQ; encoded by the coding sequence ATGAAGACAGAAACAATTGAGATCCTCTGCTGTCCGGTCTGCAGGGGGGATCTCGAACTGACCGCGTTCGAGACGGTGGAGACGGAAGGGCGCTCCACCGATGTCATCAGAGGCATCCTGCGGTGCGGTGCATGCGGTATTAATTATCCGATTGCAGAGGGTATCCCGAATCTTCTCCCCCAGGAGAAGAAAGCGGACCAATAA
- a CDS encoding response regulator — protein sequence MEKHLRVLVVEDDAIIGMDIEHRVKKLGYEVCGVADTAAEALDIASRKHPDIALMDIRLRGEVDGIEAARMLRDTLSVPVIFITAYSDMKMRSRALDMEPLGYIVKPLREVELKKTLEAAEEKIRSG from the coding sequence ATGGAAAAGCACCTGCGGGTACTGGTTGTCGAAGACGATGCAATCATCGGGATGGATATTGAGCACCGGGTAAAGAAGCTTGGGTATGAGGTGTGCGGTGTTGCAGATACCGCAGCAGAGGCACTGGATATCGCCTCCCGCAAACACCCAGACATCGCACTTATGGATATCCGCCTCAGGGGAGAGGTGGACGGGATTGAGGCAGCACGCATGCTCAGGGACACCCTTTCGGTGCCGGTGATATTCATCACTGCCTATTCTGATATGAAAATGCGGTCCCGTGCGCTGGATATGGAGCCCTTGGGCTATATCGTGAAACCGCTACGTGAAGTGGAACTGAAAAAGACGCTGGAAGCGGCTGAAGAGAAGATCCGTTCCGGTTAG
- a CDS encoding aminotransferase class I/II-fold pyridoxal phosphate-dependent enzyme, with protein MRDFISARTHRIPPSGIRRFFDIVQEMDDVISLGVGEPDFATPWVACEAGIASVEQGQTSYTSNRGLPELRTEASRYLAKRFGIHYHPENEMLITTGASEALDIAIRAVTDPGDEILIADPSYVSYSPGVTLSDGVPVPVPCRMKDEFRLTPDALMEKITPKSKAVICNFPNNPSGGVMSREDYQGIADVICDHDLLLISDEIYTEMTYDGEMTSAVQAEGLQERTILINGFSKAYAMTGWRVAYLCAPKELCDAALKIHQYVMLSAPTMSQYAAIGALKNADQDREEMVTEYQMRRNLFVRGLNRIGLNCHLPRGAFYAFPSIQGFGLSDVEFAERLLKEQHVAVVPGSVFGASGEGHLRCAYAVSREELREAIRRIEAFTTSL; from the coding sequence ATGAGAGATTTTATTTCAGCACGAACCCATAGGATCCCTCCTTCAGGTATCCGTCGGTTCTTTGATATCGTACAGGAGATGGACGATGTCATCTCGCTCGGGGTTGGCGAACCCGACTTTGCAACCCCGTGGGTTGCCTGTGAAGCAGGCATCGCCTCCGTTGAACAGGGACAGACATCATACACCTCAAACCGTGGTCTGCCTGAGTTGCGCACCGAGGCATCACGCTACCTTGCAAAGCGGTTTGGAATTCATTATCACCCGGAGAATGAGATGCTCATCACTACCGGTGCATCGGAAGCGCTTGATATCGCTATCCGGGCGGTCACTGATCCGGGCGATGAGATTCTTATCGCAGACCCCTCGTATGTCTCATACTCCCCCGGCGTAACCCTCTCTGACGGTGTACCGGTGCCGGTGCCCTGCCGGATGAAGGATGAATTCCGGTTAACCCCGGATGCCCTGATGGAAAAAATAACGCCGAAGTCAAAGGCGGTCATCTGCAACTTCCCGAACAATCCGTCCGGGGGAGTGATGTCGCGGGAGGACTACCAGGGTATTGCAGATGTCATCTGTGATCACGACCTGCTCCTGATATCGGACGAAATTTACACCGAGATGACCTATGATGGGGAGATGACGAGTGCGGTGCAGGCAGAAGGTTTGCAGGAACGTACAATTCTGATCAACGGATTCTCGAAGGCATATGCAATGACCGGCTGGCGGGTCGCCTATCTCTGCGCTCCGAAAGAACTCTGTGACGCAGCGCTTAAAATTCATCAGTATGTGATGCTCTCCGCACCGACCATGAGCCAGTACGCAGCGATCGGAGCCCTGAAGAATGCTGATCAGGACCGGGAGGAGATGGTGACTGAGTATCAGATGCGCCGCAACCTCTTTGTGCGGGGGCTAAATCGCATCGGGCTCAATTGTCACCTGCCCCGCGGGGCGTTCTATGCATTCCCTTCCATTCAGGGATTTGGTCTCTCTGACGTTGAATTTGCAGAACGACTCTTAAAAGAGCAGCATGTAGCAGTGGTCCCCGGCAGCGTCTTTGGGGCGTCCGGTGAGGGCCACCTGCGCTGTGCCTATGCGGTCTCCCGGGAAGAGCTGCGTGAAGCCATCAGGCGGATTGAGGCATTTACCACGTCCCTGTAA
- the pdxT gene encoding pyridoxal 5'-phosphate synthase glutaminase subunit PdxT, producing MGIKIGVCALQGDVSEHIAAFTAALSASGREGEVFSFRRAADISRCDAIVLPGGESTTISRLLRKNDMYGPLRAFKGGIFATCAGMVLIGREVDDPRVEPLGIMDITVGRNAFGRQRDSCEMTVTITGDREPFCGYFIRAPVILSVGPEAQPLCYADHIVGAVQGPHMALSFHPELGGDLRLHLLFLERLGAYTSAP from the coding sequence GTGGGAATTAAGATTGGTGTCTGCGCCCTGCAGGGCGATGTTTCCGAGCATATAGCGGCATTTACAGCTGCCCTGTCTGCTTCAGGCCGGGAAGGGGAGGTCTTCTCCTTCCGCCGGGCAGCGGACATTTCACGCTGTGATGCGATTGTGCTCCCCGGAGGGGAGTCAACCACCATCTCCCGTCTGCTCCGGAAAAATGACATGTACGGCCCGCTCCGTGCATTCAAAGGGGGTATCTTTGCAACCTGTGCCGGTATGGTGCTCATCGGCCGTGAGGTTGATGATCCCCGGGTCGAACCGCTTGGGATTATGGACATAACGGTCGGGAGGAATGCATTCGGCCGCCAGCGGGATTCATGTGAGATGACGGTCACCATAACCGGTGACAGGGAGCCCTTCTGCGGCTACTTTATCCGGGCGCCTGTCATTCTCTCGGTTGGTCCGGAGGCTCAGCCACTCTGTTACGCTGACCACATTGTGGGCGCTGTTCAGGGGCCGCATATGGCACTCTCGTTTCACCCCGAACTGGGTGGGGATCTGCGTCTCCACCTGCTCTTTCTGGAACGTCTCGGTGCATATACATCTGCACCGTAG
- a CDS encoding PAS domain S-box protein, producing MEGTRRTTAADVGWHLNFWVAVILTFSIISVAIILYGISIGITNLTPYLFLIPIIFVAYRFPERGISFSLIVGILNMLLHYPFIAVLAEPYLIFVNSIVLVGAGVAISLLSGEVNKEKARYEAIFTTSQAGILLLEHPGLIISEVNSRLERMLAYRPGELQGAQLARIWKDTNEMKAFFSAIADVRSASDVETRFLRKNGDEIIVLLSVGSGYGKSVVLTVTDITARKIAEKEREQERLRSQTYLNTAGVMLFVVQANHTIALANRRADEVLGTSERMIIGYDWFSTFLPETIREEERRRFNSILTGKPVLNDSFEYPVITPHGERIIAGHFTALRDEGTLVTSVLYSADDVTEARRMQEEIRLSEANYRTLFEVGGAATAILTREGTLALINTRFERLSGYSKAEVEEQMGWQEFIRVRTGEPGEEEEAKTPDIHWPPETEAGRMPAMQPREYEVEFRVRDGTYRDVICWTSPIPGTDRYVASILDITSRKQAEDELRRSLQEKEVLLKEVHHRVKNNMQVISSLISLQADKITDPESLERLRESQNRIKSMALVHESLYQSENLASIDPAGYLRNLTSEVISSYSLETAITVDFNITVHSMDLDTALPCGLIVNELISNSLKHGFKGRTEGKIVIGLTMKDDEYVLSVRDDGCGLPADFDITILDSLGIKLINVLTRQMRGTIEIETGGPGGSFTFHIPRTAHT from the coding sequence ATGGAGGGTACACGGAGAACCACCGCTGCTGATGTCGGATGGCACCTGAATTTCTGGGTTGCTGTCATCCTCACATTCAGTATCATCTCCGTTGCCATTATTCTCTATGGCATATCGATCGGAATCACCAACCTGACACCATATCTCTTTCTGATTCCCATCATCTTTGTCGCATACCGTTTTCCTGAACGGGGCATCTCCTTCTCCCTTATTGTCGGAATTCTCAATATGCTCCTGCACTACCCGTTCATCGCTGTGCTTGCAGAACCGTATCTCATCTTTGTCAACTCCATTGTGCTGGTAGGAGCAGGCGTTGCGATATCCCTTCTCTCAGGAGAGGTGAATAAAGAGAAAGCACGCTATGAAGCAATTTTTACCACCTCACAGGCAGGCATTCTCCTCCTTGAACACCCCGGCCTCATCATCAGTGAAGTGAACAGCCGTCTGGAACGGATGCTTGCCTACCGCCCGGGTGAACTGCAGGGAGCACAGCTTGCCCGCATCTGGAAGGACACCAATGAGATGAAGGCATTCTTCTCTGCCATCGCTGATGTCCGGTCCGCATCAGATGTGGAGACACGATTTCTCCGGAAAAATGGTGACGAGATCATCGTGCTGCTCTCAGTCGGAAGCGGTTATGGCAAATCCGTGGTACTCACGGTAACCGATATAACCGCACGCAAAATAGCCGAGAAGGAGCGCGAACAGGAACGCCTGCGTTCCCAGACCTATCTTAACACCGCAGGAGTGATGCTCTTTGTAGTACAGGCGAATCACACCATTGCACTTGCAAACCGGCGGGCGGATGAGGTGCTGGGAACGTCTGAACGCATGATCATCGGGTATGACTGGTTCTCCACATTCCTTCCGGAAACGATCCGGGAGGAAGAACGCCGCCGGTTCAACAGCATCCTTACCGGAAAGCCGGTTCTGAATGATTCCTTTGAATATCCGGTCATCACACCCCATGGTGAACGAATTATTGCCGGCCATTTTACCGCTCTCCGGGACGAAGGCACCCTTGTCACCTCTGTGCTCTACTCAGCAGATGATGTCACCGAAGCGCGGAGAATGCAGGAGGAGATTCGCCTCTCCGAGGCAAACTACCGGACCCTCTTTGAGGTAGGTGGTGCGGCGACCGCTATTCTGACCCGGGAAGGCACTCTGGCCCTCATCAATACGCGATTTGAACGCCTCAGTGGGTATAGCAAAGCAGAGGTGGAAGAGCAGATGGGCTGGCAGGAGTTTATCCGTGTCCGGACCGGAGAGCCGGGAGAAGAGGAAGAAGCAAAAACCCCTGACATTCACTGGCCACCGGAGACTGAGGCCGGCCGGATGCCCGCGATGCAGCCCCGGGAATATGAAGTGGAGTTCCGGGTCCGGGACGGGACGTACAGGGATGTTATCTGCTGGACCTCACCCATTCCCGGTACCGACCGGTATGTCGCCTCCATACTGGACATCACCTCACGCAAACAGGCTGAAGATGAACTGCGCCGGTCCCTGCAGGAGAAAGAGGTGCTCTTAAAGGAAGTGCACCACCGCGTCAAGAACAATATGCAGGTCATCTCATCTCTCATCTCCCTGCAGGCGGACAAGATCACCGATCCGGAGAGTCTGGAGCGCCTTCGCGAAAGCCAGAACCGGATCAAGTCCATGGCACTGGTGCATGAATCCCTCTACCAGTCTGAAAACCTCGCATCCATTGATCCCGCCGGATACCTCAGAAATTTGACATCCGAAGTGATATCCTCATACTCCCTGGAGACCGCCATCACGGTGGATTTCAACATCACGGTCCATTCGATGGATCTCGACACCGCCCTGCCCTGCGGCCTCATCGTGAACGAACTCATATCAAACTCTCTGAAACATGGATTTAAAGGGAGAACTGAGGGGAAGATCGTTATCGGGCTGACCATGAAGGATGATGAATATGTCCTCTCAGTCCGGGATGACGGCTGTGGCCTGCCCGCCGACTTTGATATCACAATCCTCGACTCCCTGGGGATCAAACTGATCAATGTCCTCACCCGCCAGATGCGGGGGACGATAGAGATCGAGACCGGCGGCCCGGGTGGTTCATTTACATTCCATATTCCCCGGACAGCCCACACGTAG
- a CDS encoding histidine kinase dimerization/phosphoacceptor domain -containing protein — MALEIDESKRELSRVKELLKNEPRGLSITDISRILNMNRNSVSKYLNMLLVSGHVDMRSVGVAKVYFLSQRVPISAMLDFSSDCIIVLDADLKIVQLNDNYVDFSGYPREELIGTSILDRELPVLTDAIDPHIFEEVLRGQDLSRELWWEADGEDFSFLIKMIPTVFDDGQPGATVILENITDLKRTEQELKSALAEKEQLLTEIHQRIRNNLQVISSLINLQTSEVKDPDAQRIVQQTQSRIEALALVHDNLHDSPDHMHIAVEEYVNELVDSLFVTYRVPTDQIRYSVNAPGVLIGLDTAVSFGLIISELVTNAIKHAFPDGREGFIAITIVKDDGNRVVVSVKDNGIGIGERYRSGDERSIGLMLVSTLVDRQLNGTMEISNKKGTSYMIQFIERDEKPGALTKEY, encoded by the coding sequence GTGGCACTGGAAATTGACGAAAGTAAACGGGAGCTATCACGGGTAAAAGAGCTTCTGAAAAATGAACCACGGGGGCTTTCCATCACAGATATCTCCCGGATTCTCAATATGAACCGGAATTCGGTTTCAAAATATCTTAATATGCTTCTCGTCTCCGGGCATGTTGATATGCGGTCCGTGGGGGTTGCAAAGGTTTATTTCCTCTCCCAGCGGGTTCCCATCTCCGCCATGCTCGACTTCTCTTCCGACTGTATTATCGTTCTGGATGCAGATCTGAAGATAGTTCAGCTTAATGACAATTATGTTGATTTCTCCGGGTACCCACGGGAAGAGCTCATTGGTACATCGATTCTTGACCGTGAACTCCCGGTTCTGACCGATGCCATCGACCCGCATATCTTTGAGGAGGTGCTCCGCGGTCAGGATCTCTCCCGTGAACTCTGGTGGGAGGCTGACGGTGAGGACTTCTCATTTTTGATCAAGATGATCCCCACGGTCTTTGACGACGGACAGCCGGGTGCCACGGTGATTCTTGAAAATATCACCGACCTGAAACGGACAGAGCAGGAGTTGAAATCTGCCCTTGCAGAGAAAGAACAGCTCTTAACTGAGATTCATCAGCGTATCAGAAACAACCTGCAGGTGATCTCAAGCCTCATCAATCTCCAGACCTCAGAGGTGAAAGACCCGGATGCACAGCGGATTGTTCAGCAGACACAGAGCAGAATCGAGGCCCTTGCACTGGTACACGACAATCTTCATGACTCCCCTGACCACATGCATATCGCGGTGGAGGAGTATGTGAATGAACTGGTGGATTCACTCTTTGTCACTTATCGGGTGCCGACTGACCAGATTCGCTACAGTGTCAACGCCCCGGGAGTCCTGATAGGCCTCGATACCGCCGTCTCTTTTGGCCTTATCATCTCTGAACTGGTCACCAATGCAATCAAACATGCCTTCCCGGACGGACGTGAGGGATTTATTGCAATCACGATTGTAAAGGATGACGGAAACCGCGTTGTTGTCTCAGTCAAGGATAATGGTATCGGCATCGGTGAGAGATACCGTTCGGGTGACGAGCGCTCCATTGGCCTGATGCTGGTCTCGACGCTGGTTGACCGGCAGCTGAACGGTACGATGGAGATATCAAATAAAAAAGGCACCAGTTATATGATTCAGTTTATTGAACGGGATGAGAAACCGGGCGCATTGACAAAGGAGTACTGA
- a CDS encoding adenylosuccinate synthetase has translation MSCTIIVGGFFGDEGKGKIVAHVAHKDKPSIISRGGVGPNAGHTVKVGEKEYGVRMIPSGFVYPDARLFIGTGVMVDPRVLKQEIEYVGVEGRIFVDGRCSIIEEKHIERDRGDEHLSKTIGSTGTGCGPANVDRVQRVATLAKDVPELVPYVIDAAQEVNDALDRGETVLLEGTQGFGISLYWGTYPFVTSKDTSASQIAADNGVGPTRIDDVIVVFKAYPTRVGEGPFGTEMTREESHALGIEEFGTVTHRERRIGCWDGKMARYSAMINGCTIAAITGIDNVDEACFGATEYSQLTEKALAFIRQAEEDIGVPVKLISTGPEMSQIIDIR, from the coding sequence ATGAGCTGCACAATCATTGTCGGTGGGTTTTTTGGAGATGAGGGGAAGGGTAAAATCGTTGCCCATGTTGCCCATAAGGACAAACCGTCCATCATCTCCCGGGGAGGAGTCGGTCCGAATGCCGGCCATACAGTGAAGGTCGGGGAAAAGGAATACGGCGTACGGATGATCCCATCCGGGTTTGTTTATCCGGATGCACGTCTCTTTATCGGCACAGGTGTGATGGTCGACCCGCGGGTCCTGAAACAGGAAATAGAGTACGTCGGAGTGGAGGGCCGTATCTTTGTCGACGGGCGCTGTTCTATTATTGAGGAGAAGCATATTGAGCGGGACCGTGGTGATGAACACCTATCCAAGACCATTGGTTCCACCGGAACCGGGTGCGGGCCTGCGAATGTCGACCGGGTGCAGCGGGTTGCAACACTGGCAAAGGACGTACCTGAACTCGTGCCGTATGTCATCGATGCTGCCCAGGAGGTTAATGATGCCCTGGACAGAGGCGAGACCGTCCTTCTGGAAGGGACGCAGGGGTTCGGCATCTCACTATATTGGGGGACCTATCCTTTTGTTACCTCCAAGGATACCTCGGCATCCCAGATTGCAGCTGACAATGGTGTCGGCCCGACGAGAATCGACGATGTGATCGTTGTATTCAAGGCCTACCCGACACGGGTCGGTGAAGGGCCCTTCGGAACCGAAATGACACGGGAAGAGTCCCACGCCCTTGGCATCGAGGAGTTTGGCACGGTCACCCATCGCGAGCGCCGTATCGGGTGCTGGGATGGGAAGATGGCGCGCTATTCCGCGATGATCAACGGTTGCACCATCGCTGCCATCACGGGCATCGACAATGTCGATGAGGCATGCTTCGGGGCCACTGAGTACAGCCAGCTGACTGAGAAGGCACTTGCCTTCATCCGGCAGGCAGAAGAGGACATCGGGGTGCCTGTCAAGCTCATCTCAACAGGACCTGAGATGTCCCAGATCATCGATATACGGTGA
- the pdxS gene encoding pyridoxal 5'-phosphate synthase lyase subunit PdxS, translating into MKLEELRFGTELVKRGFAAMQKGGVIMDVVNAEQAVIAEEAGAVAVMALERVPADIRKAGGVARMADPAKVAEIIDAVSIPVMGKARIGHFVEAQVLEALGVDMIDESEVLTPADEDYHIVKTAFTVPFVCGARNLGEACRRINEGAAMIRTKGEAGTGNVVEAVRHMRAITSEIHELQGMDDIEIAARARAIEAPFDIMKDCAERGRLPVVNFSAGGIATPCDAAMMMQLGCDGVFVGSGIFKSETPAEMARAIVEAVNHYDDATVIAEVSRGLGDPMRGLDIHTLPENEVLRFRGN; encoded by the coding sequence ATGAAACTTGAAGAGCTCAGGTTCGGGACTGAACTCGTGAAGCGCGGCTTTGCAGCGATGCAGAAAGGCGGCGTCATCATGGATGTTGTGAATGCAGAACAGGCGGTCATTGCCGAAGAGGCGGGCGCCGTTGCAGTGATGGCACTCGAGCGTGTCCCGGCTGATATCCGCAAGGCAGGCGGCGTAGCCCGGATGGCAGACCCGGCGAAGGTTGCAGAAATTATTGATGCGGTCTCCATCCCTGTGATGGGGAAGGCACGCATAGGCCACTTTGTCGAGGCGCAGGTGCTTGAGGCACTGGGCGTTGACATGATCGACGAGTCTGAGGTTTTAACACCGGCGGACGAGGACTACCATATCGTAAAGACCGCATTTACGGTACCGTTCGTCTGCGGTGCGCGTAATCTCGGTGAAGCATGCCGCCGGATCAATGAGGGTGCGGCGATGATCAGGACCAAAGGCGAGGCCGGTACCGGCAATGTGGTGGAGGCAGTCCGGCACATGCGGGCCATTACCTCTGAGATCCACGAACTGCAGGGCATGGATGACATCGAGATTGCCGCCCGTGCACGGGCCATAGAAGCGCCGTTTGATATCATGAAGGACTGCGCAGAGCGTGGCCGCCTGCCCGTCGTCAACTTCTCCGCCGGCGGCATTGCAACACCCTGTGATGCGGCGATGATGATGCAGCTCGGCTGTGACGGTGTCTTTGTGGGCTCCGGCATCTTCAAGTCAGAGACACCTGCTGAGATGGCACGGGCCATCGTTGAGGCAGTAAACCACTATGACGATGCCACCGTCATCGCTGAAGTCTCCCGCGGCCTTGGTGACCCGATGCGTGGCCTTGATATCCACACTCTGCCGGAAAACGAGGTGCTCCGGTTCCGTGGGAATTAA
- a CDS encoding Lrp/AsnC family transcriptional regulator: MDAKDWLLLRILEEDSTQEVSEVADLTGLSEAEVQDRVRAMEDEKIIRGYCASIDWEKAGEGVAAATVNLKVTPERDVGYDRIAERIARFPQVCSLRLISGEYDFELRVTGRNIQDITRFVSEQVAPMEQIRETATILVMKTYKENGRILYDRKEGERLPFSF; the protein is encoded by the coding sequence ATGGACGCCAAAGACTGGCTGCTCCTTCGCATTCTCGAAGAGGACAGCACACAGGAGGTGAGTGAGGTGGCTGACCTCACGGGCCTGAGTGAAGCTGAGGTACAGGACCGTGTCCGTGCCATGGAAGATGAGAAGATCATCCGTGGCTACTGCGCGAGCATTGACTGGGAGAAGGCAGGCGAAGGAGTGGCAGCGGCGACCGTGAATCTGAAAGTGACCCCTGAGCGTGACGTCGGCTATGACCGTATCGCTGAGCGCATTGCCCGGTTCCCTCAGGTCTGCTCCCTGCGCCTTATCAGTGGTGAATACGATTTCGAACTCAGGGTGACCGGCAGAAATATTCAGGATATCACACGTTTTGTCTCAGAACAGGTTGCTCCAATGGAACAGATACGTGAGACCGCTACCATTCTTGTCATGAAGACCTACAAGGAGAACGGAAGAATACTGTATGACAGGAAAGAGGGAGAACGTCTTCCATTCTCATTTTAG